The following are from one region of the Synergistaceae bacterium genome:
- a CDS encoding acyl-CoA dehydratase activase, with amino-acid sequence MQLLHVGLDIGSTTAKAVVLDGEDSLIYSRYRRHFSDICTTVGELMREIKASCKNYEVTLAAAGSGAIALAEEMNIPFTQELIACSASVERYIPTADVCIELGGEDAKLTFFGKNGADQRMNETCAGGTGAFLDHMSMLLGTDAAGLNELAGGYKTIYPIASRCGVFAKTDVQSLMKDGAAREDIAASIFQAVVNQTISGLACGRKICGNVAFLGGPLYFLSELRKRFMETLGLLPEQCISPQNSHLFVAIGAAILGKKNEAVDIAELRKKAAKFFSTGKVSAINTLPPLFPDNAARAEFKARHSMTHVRREDISRSSGDAYLGIDVGSTTTKVVLIGKEGELLFSDYRTVGGSNPVQTVKEMLIKLYSKVPPGLNIRNSGVTGYGEKLIQAAFGVDIGEIETVAHAKAAEFIDPNVDFIIDIGGQDMKCLRVENGIIRQVFLNEACSSGCGSFLQNFAESLGMTMEEFVFSAEDSKKPVDLGSRCTVFMNSRVRQAQKEGACVSDISAGLAYSVVRNALYKVLKIRSADKIGNHIVVQGGTFKNDALLRAFELVTGREVIRPDISELMGAFGAALLARDRYDGQKSGLASYESLASFRAGTSTGRCSGCGNKCILTYTMFGGGRSYITGNMCENGILAGKRKKDLPPNLYAAKYNRLFDYYRPITAEAARRGTVSIPRVLNIYENYPFWFTLFTSLGFRVELSSSHPGETLGIDTVPSQTICFPAKLAHRHIIELLDRGADLIFYPGVQKEVNEFPDADNHYNCPVIAGYPDVAWLNIDRLHDDGVRFVHRFFPIDSPEKMVGAMADEFKDYDLRRDEIQRALKEAYEAQRQFKLDIESFGDEALDYVKEHNITGIVLAGHPYHLDPAVNHGIPELINGYNIAVFTEDSICGKADRIIGHDSLTVIDQWVYHSRLYRAASVIAQDPDFNNIHMVQLNSFGCGLDAISADQTASLLEQNGRLHTLIKIDESKNNGAVRIRIRSLLAAIDRTLPLRKGGYRTETALASIPSKNMDQKDRTILCPPLSKYHFQFIEAIMREEGLDFHVLPEGGRESVELGLSYVNNDACYPVMVVVGQFLKALKSGEFDPENTDCFYVQTGGACRASNYVSLLRMALDEAGFKKVRILAINAQGRNAKKFTLPGRVLFRSAMGLLYGDLLMRLLLRTRPYELEKGSAQKLYDRFSQLYRDNIVRNSWWMFKKLVRDTVAGFASLPISEKPKPRVGIVGEILVKYHSGANDHLIDIIEGEGGEAVLTDLTAFLLYCLYDPVYLNRKLSGSFLASLAGQAGISALEFMRRPIRQALQGTRFGQIHDIYSLAKKAEEVVSCGNQAGEGWLLSAEMMSLIESGIKNVICIQPFACLPNHITGKGVIKELKRRYDGTNILALDYDSSASTVNQMNRIRLLMATTRI; translated from the coding sequence ATGCAACTGTTGCATGTCGGACTTGATATAGGCTCCACAACGGCCAAGGCCGTTGTCCTGGATGGAGAGGATTCTCTCATCTACAGCCGTTACCGTCGGCACTTCTCCGATATCTGCACAACTGTCGGAGAACTGATGCGCGAGATAAAGGCAAGTTGTAAAAATTACGAAGTGACCCTTGCGGCAGCAGGATCCGGCGCCATTGCGCTCGCAGAGGAGATGAACATACCTTTCACACAGGAACTCATCGCATGTTCAGCATCCGTGGAAAGATATATCCCCACAGCGGATGTATGCATAGAACTGGGCGGTGAGGATGCAAAACTGACCTTCTTCGGCAAAAACGGTGCGGATCAGCGGATGAACGAGACATGCGCCGGCGGCACAGGGGCATTTCTTGACCATATGTCGATGCTTCTGGGTACTGACGCGGCGGGATTAAACGAGCTTGCCGGCGGATATAAAACTATATATCCTATAGCTTCGCGTTGCGGCGTCTTTGCAAAAACCGATGTCCAATCCCTGATGAAGGATGGCGCTGCAAGAGAGGACATCGCAGCCTCGATATTTCAGGCGGTGGTAAATCAGACGATCAGCGGACTTGCATGCGGCAGAAAAATATGCGGGAACGTGGCTTTTCTCGGAGGCCCGCTGTACTTTCTCTCCGAACTCAGAAAACGTTTCATGGAGACACTCGGACTCTTGCCGGAACAATGTATTTCGCCGCAGAACTCACACCTTTTTGTCGCTATCGGCGCCGCAATACTCGGAAAGAAAAACGAGGCTGTCGACATAGCGGAACTTCGCAAAAAAGCAGCGAAGTTTTTTTCTACCGGCAAAGTTTCAGCCATAAACACCCTTCCGCCATTATTCCCCGACAATGCGGCAAGGGCAGAATTTAAAGCAAGGCACTCCATGACACATGTGCGCAGAGAGGATATCTCACGCAGCAGCGGAGACGCATATCTCGGGATAGACGTAGGCTCAACAACCACAAAAGTTGTTCTTATAGGTAAGGAAGGGGAGCTTCTGTTTTCCGACTACAGGACAGTGGGAGGAAGCAACCCTGTTCAAACGGTTAAAGAAATGCTGATAAAATTATATTCAAAGGTACCGCCAGGCTTGAACATAAGAAACAGCGGCGTTACAGGTTACGGTGAGAAGCTGATACAGGCAGCGTTCGGGGTGGATATTGGCGAGATAGAGACAGTTGCGCACGCCAAAGCGGCAGAATTTATAGATCCGAATGTTGATTTTATCATAGACATAGGCGGACAGGACATGAAATGCCTGCGTGTCGAAAACGGGATCATACGTCAGGTATTCCTTAACGAAGCCTGTTCTTCGGGCTGCGGGTCGTTCCTGCAGAACTTCGCTGAGTCGCTTGGCATGACGATGGAGGAGTTTGTCTTTTCCGCCGAGGATTCAAAGAAACCGGTCGACCTTGGTTCACGCTGCACAGTGTTTATGAATTCCCGCGTCCGGCAGGCTCAGAAGGAAGGCGCCTGTGTGAGCGACATCTCAGCGGGACTTGCATATTCTGTGGTCCGCAACGCTCTTTACAAGGTCCTTAAAATACGCAGCGCAGATAAAATAGGGAACCATATAGTAGTACAGGGAGGTACGTTTAAAAACGACGCCCTGCTGCGGGCATTTGAACTGGTTACGGGACGAGAGGTGATCCGCCCGGATATATCCGAGCTGATGGGCGCCTTTGGAGCGGCATTGCTTGCAAGGGACAGATATGACGGACAAAAAAGCGGACTGGCCTCCTATGAGTCGCTTGCTTCATTCCGTGCCGGCACAAGCACCGGACGCTGCAGCGGCTGCGGCAATAAGTGCATACTTACATATACGATGTTCGGCGGGGGGCGCAGCTATATAACCGGCAATATGTGCGAGAACGGGATCCTTGCAGGAAAACGTAAAAAGGACCTGCCTCCAAATCTGTACGCGGCCAAATATAATAGGCTTTTTGACTACTACCGTCCCATTACGGCAGAAGCGGCAAGGCGCGGCACTGTCAGCATCCCGCGGGTGCTGAATATATACGAGAATTATCCTTTCTGGTTCACCCTATTCACCAGCCTGGGGTTCAGGGTGGAGCTTTCTTCATCCCATCCCGGCGAAACCCTGGGTATAGACACTGTGCCGTCACAGACTATATGCTTTCCTGCAAAACTGGCTCACCGCCATATTATAGAGCTGCTTGACAGGGGGGCCGATCTGATATTTTATCCTGGCGTACAGAAAGAAGTGAATGAATTTCCAGACGCCGACAACCACTACAATTGCCCTGTAATCGCAGGATACCCTGATGTTGCCTGGCTTAACATAGACAGGCTGCATGACGATGGAGTCCGTTTCGTGCACAGATTCTTCCCTATAGATTCGCCCGAGAAAATGGTTGGCGCAATGGCCGATGAATTCAAAGATTATGACCTTAGAAGGGACGAAATTCAAAGGGCACTTAAAGAGGCATACGAGGCTCAAAGGCAGTTCAAGCTGGACATAGAGTCATTTGGTGATGAAGCCCTTGACTACGTCAAGGAGCATAACATTACAGGCATCGTCCTGGCCGGACACCCATATCACCTCGACCCGGCAGTGAACCATGGCATACCTGAACTCATAAACGGCTATAACATTGCCGTATTCACAGAGGACTCAATATGCGGCAAAGCTGACAGGATAATCGGCCATGATTCTCTGACGGTAATAGATCAGTGGGTTTACCATTCCAGGCTTTACCGGGCTGCCTCCGTAATAGCACAAGACCCGGATTTTAACAACATACACATGGTACAGCTGAACTCCTTCGGCTGCGGACTTGACGCAATAAGTGCGGATCAGACGGCTTCACTGCTTGAGCAAAACGGGCGGCTGCACACTCTTATAAAGATAGACGAGAGCAAAAACAACGGAGCAGTAAGGATAAGGATCCGCTCGCTGCTTGCGGCTATAGACCGCACTTTGCCTCTGCGAAAAGGCGGCTATCGCACTGAAACGGCGCTTGCCTCTATCCCTTCAAAAAATATGGATCAAAAGGACAGAACCATTCTTTGCCCTCCGCTCTCAAAATATCACTTCCAGTTCATCGAAGCGATAATGCGCGAAGAGGGTCTTGACTTCCATGTCCTTCCGGAAGGAGGCCGTGAGTCTGTTGAGCTTGGCCTCAGCTATGTCAATAATGATGCCTGTTATCCCGTAATGGTCGTGGTCGGACAATTTCTTAAGGCCCTGAAAAGCGGGGAGTTCGATCCAGAAAATACTGACTGCTTCTATGTTCAGACTGGCGGCGCATGCAGGGCCAGCAATTATGTGTCGCTCCTGCGGATGGCACTTGACGAGGCCGGGTTTAAAAAAGTCCGCATATTGGCCATAAACGCTCAGGGCAGGAACGCAAAAAAATTTACCCTGCCTGGCAGGGTCCTTTTCCGTTCGGCGATGGGTCTGCTATACGGAGACCTTCTCATGCGCCTGCTGCTCCGTACCCGCCCGTACGAACTTGAAAAGGGAAGTGCGCAGAAGCTGTACGACAGATTCTCACAGCTATACCGTGACAACATAGTCAGGAACAGCTGGTGGATGTTTAAAAAACTGGTTCGTGATACGGTGGCGGGATTTGCCTCTCTGCCTATATCCGAAAAACCAAAACCGCGTGTCGGGATTGTCGGGGAAATCCTTGTCAAATACCATTCCGGAGCCAATGACCACCTGATCGACATAATAGAGGGCGAAGGAGGTGAGGCTGTTCTGACCGACCTTACCGCATTCCTTCTCTATTGTCTCTATGACCCGGTGTATTTGAACAGAAAGCTCTCCGGCAGCTTTCTTGCAAGTTTAGCCGGACAGGCCGGGATTTCCGCTCTCGAGTTTATGCGCAGACCTATACGGCAGGCGCTGCAAGGGACGAGGTTCGGTCAAATACATGACATATATTCACTGGCAAAAAAAGCCGAAGAGGTCGTTTCCTGTGGAAACCAGGCCGGTGAGGGATGGCTTCTGTCCGCGGAAATGATGTCGCTTATAGAGAGCGGCATAAAAAATGTAATATGCATACAGCCGTTCGCATGTCTGCCGAACCATATCACCGGCAAGGGAGTGATAAAAGAGCTCAAGCGCCGCTATGACGGTACAAACATACTTGCGCTTGATTATGACTCAAGCGCAAGTACCGTAAACCAGATGAACAGGATCCGGCTCCTTATGGCAACTACGAGGATTTAA